The Lutibacter sp. A64 genome segment ATAGTTGTTTTGTTATTTTGATACTGCAATTTTTTTAAAGAACTAATTTAATAAAAAAAGTCTATTAAAACATTAAATATATTTTTATAGGCCCAGAATTATAATGTCATAAATTAACGATGAATTTACTTGTTTTTACCACAGTACTTTGTTGTGTGTAGTTTTTTTCTTTTTTATTAATTCAGTTATTTTTCCGATTCCGAAAACAAAGAACGCAATAATTCCAGAAAAAATTAATCCAGTTATAAATGAAAAATTTCTTCCAGTATCACTTATCAGATTTCTCATCGCTTCTTGCTGTTCAGCTGTGATTTCATTTCCGTTAAAAAATCCATCTTGATTTAAGTCAAACTTATTCGAATTCCATTGAGCATAAATGTCATCATAAGTTGCTCCTCCAACAATAAATAAATAAAATAGAAAGAAAACTGTCAAACTTATCCAAAACCATTTCAGTTTTTCGTTTCCAAATATTCGCTTTCTTTTCAAGAATATTATTCCTAAAATCAAAACTGAAATTATTGATGGAATTATTAAATGATAATGTAAAGTTATTTCGTTCATTAAATTTCTGTCGGTTCGGTCAAATTACACACAACTTGTTATATACTTCATTCCCAAATATATTACCCGGATAAACAAACTTTAAAGTTGTTCTTGGTTTTTGATGTTGCAATTTTTTTTAAAATACTAATTTAATAAAAAAAGAGTTTTATAAAAATGGTTATCACTAATTTAAAATGAATTTAAATATGGCGATTCATAATTTTATTTATTCTTTTTAAAAATAAATTTTATTGCGTTGTAAAAACTTGAATAAGTAGGTGAGGAGCTAGCAATTAATTAGTTATATTCCTTATGCTTTGTGATTTTTATTAAATAGATTTTTTAAATATACCGAAATCTCCTCACATTCAGGAACATATATTTTTTTTATAAAATCTTCGTTCTCATCTTTATATTTCTTAAACATTTGTGAACCATTATTTTTTGAATGTGTAACATTTGCAATTCTATCACAAAATTTAATAAATGGCGCATTCTTAGTTTCTCTAATTCCTTTATAGTAGTTTTCATTCGCTCTTTCTGCTCTGTTTCTACCTTTTTCATTAGTTAAAGCGTAAGCAAGTTCAGCTACGGTTTCATTCGTTTCTTTTTTAACATCATTATACGTCTCTCTTGCGTCTTCAATTATATCGTGAACCCAACATCCAGCTAATACATTTTCTTGTTCATTTGGCTCTACTAAATAGATAAATTTTTTGGCTATTTCAAACACCATATTTAAATGAAAATCGTAATGGTATTTGTCATATGTATGATTTGAATTTCTATGTTTTTCTATAGCATATTCTTTTGCTTTTTCTAATAGTTTCATTAAATATTATATTTATATTTGCTTTAAAATCAATACTTTAACCAATGCTATATTAAGTTGTTAAGCACTAAAGTTAGCCACCTAATTATATGTAGCTATTGTTAGATCTTCATTTTATTTTATTGGAATCCATATTTCTTCTTCAGAATTTGGGTCATTATTTTTATACTTTTCGCCTAGTACTTCAAAATGAGGTCTGTTATCCAATTGATATTCAGAATTTGATAACCAAGACATAAAAATATACTGAAAAATACTGTTATCAGCACTTGAGCCTTTATAATCAAATACAGCATATTTGCCACCGCTTAAATTAAAAGTCTCCATATCTTTAGGTGTATTATTAAAGTTACACACTTCAACTGTTGCCCATTTTTCAAATTCATTATTAGGATTAAAGGATTTATAATATGAAGCATCATAAATTTGCATTGAAATCTTATCAGTGCTTACTCTATTTTTAATATCCTTGATTTTGGGTGCCATTTGTCCCCATAATTGAACTGTTTTATTATTGGTTAAGCTCATTTTTAGTTTATAACCAATCAGTTTTTTATCTTTTAGTAGTTCTATTCTAGGTTCCACCATTGTTTCTAATTTAAAATTAGCTGCTTGTTTTTCGTTCTGTGGAGACGAAAGTAACAAATAAAACATAGATGAAATCCGTAAAGACTTATGTTAGTAGGCTAGAAGCAGCTAAAAACTAAATAAAATATCCTATAAAAAAGGAATCTATAAGTAATCAAGCAAAACAAATTTGTATATGCTTTAAACATTAAAACTAGTAAAAATAAACATATTCATAGTAAAATGGAATAAGTTTCAAATAATTTAGCGCATCTTAAATAATTCTTGATGAAATTTTGAATGATGCCCATTGCCTTTTAGGTCTTTCTTTATTGATTTCCCCATTTTTGAAGGACCACAAAACCAAATACTTGCAGATTCCCAATCAGAAACAGTATTTTGGATATGGCTTCCTGAAATTAGCACAGATTTAGAAGTTTCAAATAGGTGTAGATTAATGTTGGCTTCTACAGAAAGTTGTACTAACTTTTTCTTAAAATTAGCATCTAATTTTATTGCCGAATAGAAAAAATCAATTTTTTGCTTATTGTTCTCCTGTGCCAAACGCTTCATTCGTGCTAAAAAAGGAGTGATTCCAACTCCTCCAGCAATCCATATTTGACTTTCTTTTTTATCATTAAAAGTAAAATTACCATAAGCACCTTCAAGTACTATAGAATCACCAATTTTTAATTTATTTGCTAAATTATTTGTATAATCTCCAAGAGCTTTAATTGTAAAACTGATATTTTTAGTTTTTTTATTCCAAGCCGAACTGATTGTAAAAGGATGATGTGGTTCGTTCTTTTCAAATTTTAAAAAAGCAAATTGCCCTTCATTATGTCCTTTCCAAGTATCGCTTTTCACTATTAATTCTAACATATTCATATCAGGGTAAGTGTTGATAGCAATAATGGAAGCTTTAGACTTTTGTTTCTTACCCACTTGTCCAAAAAGAACAATAAACGAAGAAACTGTTCCTGCTATCATCATAATTACCATGGTTACACCTATGGGTTCCGTCCAATAATCGATATACATTAGTGCAAAAGCATGAAAAACCAATACCAAGTAAATGACTGCCATTGCAATGTGAGTTTTTGCAAAAAAACGATAGGGAATTTTTTTTAACAATGCCATTGTTAAAAACAGCACTGTTAAATAAAAAAAGTATTCACCTACTAGTAGAGCTGGAGATTCAAGAGATTCTAAAAACGTTTCAAATGCGCTAGGGTCTGAACCCTCGGTGGCTCCAGAAATAGCATCTAAAATTATTAACTGATCTAAATACGACCACCACTCTGGTAATTTAGACACTAACCAGTGCATAATAGAAAATGAAAATGCAACAATACCTAACCATTTATGCAGACGATAACTTTTATCAAGTCCATTTAAGTGTTTGTCAATCCATATTGGACGCGTTGCCAATACCATAGAAAAAGTCATAGCCGAAAAAGCAATAATTCCTGTATATTGATCCAAACTTTTTGTAAACAAATTAGAATCAAATGGAAGATACAATAATGTATTTGTCAAAAACCAAATAATTGTAAGAAATGTAATTGACAGAGCGAGTGTTAGTTTTATTTTATTCATTTAAGATTTCCAATTTTATTAGAACTTACTGCCTTTAAAATTATTTTCATTTTTGTAAATTATTACTCTAGATGACAGTATTCCAACAAAAATGTAGAGACAATTTATAAACTACCTCTACATTCAAATAAAAAATATTTTTAATTTAATTAAAGTTCAAAAATTACATCTTCTTTTGCCATTCGTGCTTTAGGCAATTTACGGTTATAATCTTTTCCATCATTATGATACCCGATTGCTAAAGCAAAAGTACATTCATAATCATTGCCTAACTCTTTAGAAAATTCTTTTTTAATGGCTTCTGCATCAACGCCTTCCATTGGAGTAGAATCGATATCAAGACGTGCTAATGCGTGCAACACGTTACCTAAAGCAATATAAGATTGAGCTTTTGTCCAATGTGCATTGTTTCCATTTTCATCAGCTACCATTTCAGCAAATTTGAATGATGATTTTAGCTGTTTATCATACCCTTTTTGATTCATACGTCCGGCAGCCATATTAGCGTCTAATCGTTTTTTAAAATCTTCTTTGCTATAATGTACTTTATTGGCAAAAAGAATGATTTCTGATGCCTTTGTAGCGTGAGGCTGATTGAATTTATAATTTTCAAAAGTTTTTTCTAAACGTTGTTTTGCTTCATCACTTTTAATAACTATAAATTTCCAAGGCTGTGAATTGATAGAGGAAGGTGATAAGCGTAATACTTCTTCTATTGTAGCCAAATCTTCGGGTGAAACACGTTTTGTTTCATCGTAGGCTTTTGACGTGTATCTGCTGTTCAAATCTTCAATAATTTGTTTACCAACAGAAGCTTCTGATGTATTTTCTTTTTCTTTTGATGTACAGGCTCCTAAAATTCCTACAACAACTGCCAATACTAAAATTCTTATTTTCATTTTTCTTATTTATTAATATTCAACTATAAATTTTATAGTTCAAAAATATAGACAGTTTTAAAACTACACAATAACAGTCAAAAAGGATAGTATGTTTTTCTGTGGTTAACCTGCTGGTAATGAGTAATAACTCTTTTAATATTTAACAAATATTTGTGAAATTATAGAGTAGTATATTTAAAATAGGGTGTTTTTTAGCCCTTAAATATTTTAGTAAGTAGAGTAGAGCCTAGCTAAAATAAAAAAGATTTTAGTGCTTTTTATTCAATTTATAATAGCTGATATTAGGTTTTAGACTTTATTCTACTTAATGTTTCTTGTGAAATATTTATATAAGAAGCTATAATTTTATTAGGTATACGTTTAACAATATTGGGGTTTATTTTAAATAATTGATTGTACCTTTCTGAAGCATTTAATGTGGTAAAAGACATGAGCCTCTTTGAATTATTAACATAAGCTTTTTCTAAATAGATACTATAAAAATCCTTCCATTTCGGAACAATTTTCATAAGATGTCTAAAATCATCGTGAGTAATGTAAAGCAGTTCGCTATTTTCAACAACTTGAATTGTTTCTTGAGCTGGTTCGTTGGTTATAAAACTAACAAGTGCTGTGGCAAACTGATTTTCAAATGCAATATAACGCGTAACGTCTTTACCATTATCATCAATAAAAAATAATCTTAAACAACCTTTTTTTACAAAATAACTAACCTGACTAACTTTACCTTGTAAAAGTAAAATATCATTTTTATTTTTTTTTATAAGTTTAAAATATGATAGAATAATTTTTAACTCTTCATCTTTAACAGTAATGTTTTTTTTAATAAAATTAGTGAGTTCTGTGTAGGTTGTCATTTATTTAAAATCTCTAACAAATTTACGATAATAAATAATATCTTTTATTGATAAGACAATTAAATCGTGTTCATTTGCAAACTTAGTAATACTATCTATTTTAGCCATAGTTCCATCTTCATTCATTAATTCACAAAGAACTGCTTCTGGTTTTAAGCCTGCTAATTTCATTAAATCAATACTTCCTTCAGTATGGCCTTTTCTATCTAGAACACCGTTATTTCTACCTCTTAAAGGAAATATGTGTCCAGGTCTTGCTAAATCATCGCTTATTGCATTTTCATTGCACGCAACTTGTATAGTTTTTAGTCTATCTTTAGCAGAAACACCTGTAGTTACTCCTGTTTTTGATTCTATAGAAACGGTAAAAGGTGTTTGAAAACCACTCGTGTTTTCTGCTACCATATATGGTAAATTAAGTATATCTGCTTTTTCATTAGTTAAACAAAGACAAACAATACCACTACAATTTCTAATCATAAGTGCCATATTTTCAAGAGTCATATTATGTGCTGAGAATACCAAATCTCCTTCATTTTCTCTGTTTTTATCATCAATTAATATAACTCCTTTACCATTTTGAAGATGTAATAATGCTTTTTCTAATCGTTCCTTACTTTTAGTAGTAGTTTGTATAGTGTCTAATTCTGCTAATTCCATTTTAATTTATTTTTATGTTTTAGATTAGCAAAACTAATATTGTTTTAGGTCAAATTATTTGATGTAAGTCAATAAAATAATCTATTCATCAAATAAAAAGAAAGGGAATAATCAGTTATTTTAATGTTTATTTGGTTTGTGTTACAAGGCTTAAATCTTCAAATAGTGTTTCAAAAATTGAGATACAATTCCAATTCGTTTTCTCGTTCTGTTTTCCATACCAGTTTCATATCTAATTGATAAGGTAAATCAGAAAGTTCTATACTTTTTAGGTCAAGAGAATATCCTTTTAAGGTCGATTTTCTCATCATTGTTATTCCAAGTCCTGCAGAAACCATTCTTATTAGAACGGTAGACGTGTTGGGTAAACGATGCGCGATTTTTAGAGAATATCCATAATTTCCAATAATTTTTAGAATTTCCTCCATATATCCAAATCCCTCGGCTTGTGGATTCAAGTCCCATTTTTCGTTTTACAGTCCGCCAAATATCGTAGCAGTTCTGGCAATTTTACTTGTAAGCTTGTTGAACTAATCCGCCCAAAAAGGCGGAAGTTAATTATTAAATAAAAATAACACAACTTATATCCCCATAGAAACGGAAAATTAACCTAAATTAATCTGAATACGATTAGTCAACATAGCATTCAGCTTTAGTCTATCGGCAAGCCGAATGCTTAGTTGTTGGCTGTAGTGTTTTTTCAATCCCATAAATTTGGTCTATCAATTTCTATTGCTCTTAAATAGGACAGGAATTGCCCTGCGTGAACTGACTCGTGATATCCAATACGTAACAAATATTTTGCAAGATTTTTTTTGTCTCCATTTCCAGGATGAATGATTTCCGTTTCGTTTAAATCCTTATCAGAAAAATGTTGAATACTTTCTAAAAATGTTTTTCTAAAAGGTTCAGCAAATTTAAGTTCATCTTTTAGGTTTGTAAATGGTCGGTTTTTCCAAGGTGTTTTATAATTTGTCATATCTCCTTGATTAATAATAATATTCCAGCCATAATCAGCCTCTAAAACGTGCCGTATCATTTCTGATGCACTCATTGCTTTAGCGTCAGGTTTCCAATTATAGTATTTTTCAGGTAGACCATTCCAAAGTTTTATACTTCTTCTCCTAATCTCTGTAAAGTTTAAAATTATAAGTTCAGACTGGTTCATTTTTATATTTTTTAAGAATTTAGTTTTATATCAACAATCTTTATAATTTTCCAATTAATAAGGTTAGAGTAAAATTAATAAAAAGAGTTGTTATTTTTTTAACGCTTAAGCATCTGTCTTTACAATACGTAAACTAACCTTAATTAAAATATTATACATTGTACCTGTTGCATAATTTCACTAAAATATAAAGAATTATTATTGTTACATACAGTTAGTTTTTTTGTATTCTAGATTTTATTTTAAAAGTTAGGTTCTATTTTAATGTTATATTTGGTTAAAAGTCCAACTACGGTATCTAAATTAAATTTTGCTCCTTTAATATTATTATTTTCAGGATCAATTGTAAAGTTAGAAGAACTTCTGAAATCAGCATTTTGTAAGTTGGTGTTTTTGAATATTGCATTTTGTAAATCACAATCGTCAAAAACGCATGAACTCAAATCACACTCCGTAAAATCAACTTCCTGAAGTTTGGTTTTCTGAAATGAAATTTTTGAAAGTTTGCGTTTAAAAAATGACGAATGATTTAATTGACATTTTTCAATTTTTATTAAAAATCCAAAGTCGTTACATTTATCGAATTGTAAGCCTAACATTTTACAATCTTTAAAAAGTACATTTTGAAATCCTGTTTGTAAAATATGAGCTGAACTTAAATTACAATCATAAAATTCGCAGTCTATAAACCTAATTTCGGACAAATCAGAATTCGAGAAATTACAATTTAAAAAAGTACATAATTCATATTCGCCTT includes the following:
- a CDS encoding phosphohydrolase, coding for MKLLEKAKEYAIEKHRNSNHTYDKYHYDFHLNMVFEIAKKFIYLVEPNEQENVLAGCWVHDIIEDARETYNDVKKETNETVAELAYALTNEKGRNRAERANENYYKGIRETKNAPFIKFCDRIANVTHSKNNGSQMFKKYKDENEDFIKKIYVPECEEISVYLKNLFNKNHKA
- a CDS encoding GyrI-like domain-containing protein is translated as MVEPRIELLKDKKLIGYKLKMSLTNNKTVQLWGQMAPKIKDIKNRVSTDKISMQIYDASYYKSFNPNNEFEKWATVEVCNFNNTPKDMETFNLSGGKYAVFDYKGSSADNSIFQYIFMSWLSNSEYQLDNRPHFEVLGEKYKNNDPNSEEEIWIPIK
- a CDS encoding ferredoxin reductase family protein; this encodes MNKIKLTLALSITFLTIIWFLTNTLLYLPFDSNLFTKSLDQYTGIIAFSAMTFSMVLATRPIWIDKHLNGLDKSYRLHKWLGIVAFSFSIMHWLVSKLPEWWSYLDQLIILDAISGATEGSDPSAFETFLESLESPALLVGEYFFYLTVLFLTMALLKKIPYRFFAKTHIAMAVIYLVLVFHAFALMYIDYWTEPIGVTMVIMMIAGTVSSFIVLFGQVGKKQKSKASIIAINTYPDMNMLELIVKSDTWKGHNEGQFAFLKFEKNEPHHPFTISSAWNKKTKNISFTIKALGDYTNNLANKLKIGDSIVLEGAYGNFTFNDKKESQIWIAGGVGITPFLARMKRLAQENNKQKIDFFYSAIKLDANFKKKLVQLSVEANINLHLFETSKSVLISGSHIQNTVSDWESASIWFCGPSKMGKSIKKDLKGNGHHSKFHQELFKMR
- a CDS encoding nitroreductase family protein gives rise to the protein MKIRILVLAVVVGILGACTSKEKENTSEASVGKQIIEDLNSRYTSKAYDETKRVSPEDLATIEEVLRLSPSSINSQPWKFIVIKSDEAKQRLEKTFENYKFNQPHATKASEIILFANKVHYSKEDFKKRLDANMAAGRMNQKGYDKQLKSSFKFAEMVADENGNNAHWTKAQSYIALGNVLHALARLDIDSTPMEGVDAEAIKKEFSKELGNDYECTFALAIGYHNDGKDYNRKLPKARMAKEDVIFEL
- a CDS encoding Crp/Fnr family transcriptional regulator, yielding MTTYTELTNFIKKNITVKDEELKIILSYFKLIKKNKNDILLLQGKVSQVSYFVKKGCLRLFFIDDNGKDVTRYIAFENQFATALVSFITNEPAQETIQVVENSELLYITHDDFRHLMKIVPKWKDFYSIYLEKAYVNNSKRLMSFTTLNASERYNQLFKINPNIVKRIPNKIIASYINISQETLSRIKSKT
- the ribB gene encoding 3,4-dihydroxy-2-butanone-4-phosphate synthase, with translation MELAELDTIQTTTKSKERLEKALLHLQNGKGVILIDDKNRENEGDLVFSAHNMTLENMALMIRNCSGIVCLCLTNEKADILNLPYMVAENTSGFQTPFTVSIESKTGVTTGVSAKDRLKTIQVACNENAISDDLARPGHIFPLRGRNNGVLDRKGHTEGSIDLMKLAGLKPEAVLCELMNEDGTMAKIDSITKFANEHDLIVLSIKDIIYYRKFVRDFK
- a CDS encoding LysR substrate-binding domain-containing protein; protein product: MNPQAEGFGYMEEILKIIGNYGYSLKIAHRLPNTSTVLIRMVSAGLGITMMRKSTLKGYSLDLKSIELSDLPYQLDMKLVWKTERENELELYLNF
- a CDS encoding DinB family protein; the encoded protein is MNQSELIILNFTEIRRRSIKLWNGLPEKYYNWKPDAKAMSASEMIRHVLEADYGWNIIINQGDMTNYKTPWKNRPFTNLKDELKFAEPFRKTFLESIQHFSDKDLNETEIIHPGNGDKKNLAKYLLRIGYHESVHAGQFLSYLRAIEIDRPNLWD
- a CDS encoding pentapeptide repeat-containing protein, with amino-acid sequence MNEQFIVEKTYKKKDFSENGLEKGEYELCTFLNCNFSNSDLSEIRFIDCEFYDCNLSSAHILQTGFQNVLFKDCKMLGLQFDKCNDFGFLIKIEKCQLNHSSFFKRKLSKISFQKTKLQEVDFTECDLSSCVFDDCDLQNAIFKNTNLQNADFRSSSNFTIDPENNNIKGAKFNLDTVVGLLTKYNIKIEPNF